The genomic DNA TTGACCGATTTCAGATCGCCGGTCTTCTGGCCGGTGAGTGGGTCGAACTCGGTGATGGTCTCGATCTCATCGCCGAAAAGCGAAATGCGCCAGGCGCGATCTTCCAAGTGAGCCGGGAACAATTCGATCGTGTCGCCGCGCACGCGGAACGAGCCGCGCACGAAATTGATGTCTTGCCGCTTGTATTGCTGGGCCACGAGATCGGCGAGCAGCTGGCGCTGATCGAGCCGGTCCCCGATCTTCATTTCGAAGGTCATGGCCGTATAGGTTTCGACCGATCCGATACCGTAGATGCACGATACGGAAGCGACGATAATCACATCGTCGCGTTCGAGCAGCGCGCGGGTGGCCGAGTGGCGCATCCGGTCGATCTGTTCGTTGATGGACGATTCCTTCTCGATATAAGTGTCCGAGCGCGGCACATAGGCTTCCGGCTGGTAATAATCGTAGTAGGAAACGAAATATTCGACGGCGTTGTTCGGAAAGAAGCTCTTGAACTCGCCATAAAGCTGTGCGGCCAAGGTCTTGTTCGGCGCCAGGATCAGGGCAGGGCGTTGCGTCCGCTGGATGACCTGCGCCATGGTGAAGGTCTTGCCCGAACCGGTGACACCGAGTAGGACCTGCGTGCGGTCGTCGTTGTCCAGCCCTTCCAGCAAATCGCGAATAGCCGTCGGCTGGTCACCGGACGGTTCGAAACTGGTTTCCATCTCGATGGCGATGCCGCCTTCGGATTTATCCGGACGTGCCGGGCGGTGAGGCGTCCAGAGTTCGCCGTTCTTGAACAGCGGATTGCCGGAGGCAATCAGGTCCGACAGGGCCTGAACTGTTGCGGTTGCACCGGACGGGTTCAGTCCGGCAGCGTCTTCCAGACTGATGTCGAGACCGGCAACCGGATTGAGGCCAGCCGCCGCCCGCTCCTTGGCGGATGCAGCTCCGCCCATGGACGTACCGCGCCCGCTGCGCGACGCTTCCTTGCTGCGCTCGGGAATTTTCTTGGGTTGTTTTGGGTTTTTCGCGCGTGGTTTCGCAGCCTCGTCGCCGATTTCCTTCGCCCAATCAGCAATGGGGCCGGCGATGGAGCCGGAAAGGGGCGCACCGGAAAGTTCGGCTTGTGGTGCTTCACCGAAGCCGCCAGCCTTGTCGTGCGAATCCTGGGAGTGTTTGTCTTTTGAGGAAGCCATGCCCTCAATATGGATTTTCAGCGTCCAAATGAAAAGAGTGCGGAGGCGAAATCCTCCGCACCCTTACTCTATCTGGCGATGCTCCTGACAGAAGGTTGTCAGGAGGTGTGGTTCCAGAGGCGGCTTTACAGCCTGCCGCCGGGACGCATGCGAGGGCCGGGGCCAAAACCATGCCCGAAGCCGGGGCCAAAACCGGGATGATAGCCCGGATGATCGTTCCAGCCGGGACGGTCCGTCCAGTGTGGGCGTGCTGGTCCCCTGTTCGACTGGCAATTACGCCCGATGCAGCCATTATAGACATTGCCGCCACCGTTCCAGCCGCGATAAGGACCTGGACCCCAGTCGGGGCCCCAGTAGGGGCCGCTGTTGGCCGCCAGTGCCGAACCGATGGCGATGCCTGCGATGAGCGGTATGCCAACCGCTGCGGCGGTCGATCCGAAATTGTCGTTCGTCGTGTAGCCGTTGCCTGTCTGAATGGCGATGTAGCTCGATGCAGCCCAGCCGGTCATGCCGCCATAGGTCACCTGACACCAGCCATAGCCGCTGGTGCAGCCAGCCACCGTAATACCGACGCCATTCGGGATCGCCCCGATGGTTCCGTACTGGGTGCCCGGGCCGACGCGAAGATTAATCGTCGATGTTACAATTGCCGATGATGCATAAGCATTCGTTGAAACAAGAAGTGCTAATGTAACTATGGAGGACTTAACCGATAGTTTCATATATCATTCCTCTAATATACTTTCTTTAATTACTTATAACATGAAGATTATTATTTACGTGCATCACGATTTTTCGATTTCAATTCATGATTAATGAATATCGACCTCTTGAAATCGGCTTTCACACTAACGGTTTAAGCGCTTCATGCGGTACTTTTCTTCGTGGCGGGCTTGTCTCATATTAAAGGGCGACTCTCTCAAGCACTTAAGGACCGACTTCGATGAATACTGATAATGCGCCGAAGGGCATGCTGACATTGCGCGTTCCGGCCATGCCCAAGGATGCGAATGCGGCGTTCGATATTTTCGGCGGCTGGGTGATGGCGCAGATGGACTCCGCATCCGGCATTCGTGCTGCAGAACGCGCCAAGGGCCGCGTGGTGACGGCAGCGGTTCGTGAAATGTCCTTTGCCAAGCCGGTGAAGATCGGTGACGCGCTCTGCGTCTATACCGAGATTACGCGGGTTGGGCGCAGCTCGATCACGCTGCGGGTGGAAGCCTGGGCACAGCGTTACCTGACCCAGCAGATGGATCTCGTGACCCATGGCGAATTCGTCATGGTTTCTCTGGATGAAAATGGCAAGCCGACGCCGGTGCCGCCGGAGGAATAAAGCATCGTCAAGCCCGGCATTGTGCCGGGCTTATTTAGAGCGGTTCCGGTTAAAACCGGTGGTTGGAACCGCTCTATCTAATTGTTTTCACGCATTATCCTACGCAAAACCGCTTCGCACTTTTACTGGAAATGCTCTATTTGCAGGCGCGATAGCCGCTGCGGCGCTGCATCAGGTCGAAATGGAAGTGATCGGCATGTTCCGGGTTATAGCCGGGGCCGAGAACTGTCGAGAAATAGCCGCATGCATCGGAGCGAACGCTGTTGAGCAGGCCCTTTTCGCGGAAGGCGAAGAAGCCCGGCTTGCGCACCATGATGTTCTTGCCGTTGTTCAGCACGATCTTGGTGACATCGATGGCGTTGCCGCGTGAATGTTCCGACATTTTCGCGCCGCGACGGCTGTTCATGGTGCGGCAGGAATAGCCCCCGGCATTATAGATCGTGCTCACGCCGGACAGATAGCGCATCCGCGAGGCAGGTTGCAGGTCGCCCTTGATCCAGCGGGCAAAGGCCTCGGTCACCTGACAGTTCAGTGTTGCCGCCGGTTTGAACGCGATGGAGCCGCTGTTGAAGCCGGACACCTCGATGGGATTTGCGATCTGGCAGGAACTGCTGCGATAGATCGGCGGCTTTTCCTTGAAGACGACGCCGAGCCGTTTCAGGCGCGTGCGGCAGGCGGTTTCCGCATTGGACATCGTATAGATGTTTTCGGCAGCTGTTACCGGATTTTGAATCGGGGCTGAGAAGCCATAGTCGCCGGAATATTGCGGCTGGCTCTGCTGCGTGGATTGCGTGACGTGGTTCTCTTCCTCCTCGGCAAGCCCGACGATGCGTTCTTGCTGTGGCTCCTGCATGACGGGTGCGTCTACAACCGGGGCAGCATTTGCAATCGGTGCATCGGGAACCATCACGTCGGAATTGCCGACACTGGCCTGCGGGCGCGGGGCGCTTTCACCGGAACAACCGGCGATGATAGCCAGCAAGGCGAGGGACAAGGATGGGGCCAGACCTCGCAACCGGGAGCGCTGGCGGCTGACTGGAGCGGTGGCGGACAACGCAGAACTCATGTCCATACCTTTTCTTCAGGAGACCAGACCGATGGCGTTCCACGAATATTAGCTTGGAAGCGTAAAGGAAGAGTCAGCGCTCGCGTTAAGTGCTGTGGCGTAATCAGGGCAGCGGCCAGAGCATAATTTGGCTGGTGTGAAACGCGCTCCAGCGCGCAGGATTGGCAAAATGCCGCCTTTGTTCTATCACCATGCAGCGGTTTCGGGCCATGCCGCCGACAACATCCTCCCGGTCCCTGAAGTCATTTCCATGTCAGCACTGATTTCGCCAAGCGTCCTGCCGATCCTGCTTCTCATCGGCTCGAACGTTTTCATGACATTCGCCTGGTACGGGCATCTGAAATTCACCAGCACGCCACTCGTTACCGTCATTTTCATCAGCTGGGGCATCGCTCTGATCGAATATTGCCTCGCGGTTCCGGCCAACCGCATCGGGCACGAGGTCTATTCAGCGGCGCAGCTGAAGACCATTCAGGAAGTCATCACGCTGGTGATCTTCAGCCTGTTCTCGGTGTTCTATCTCAAGGAAGCCTTCACCTGGCATCATCTGCTGGGCTTTGCGCTCATAGCGGGTGGGGCAGCTCTTATTTTCAAGGGGTAGAGGCTGTTCCAAAAGTCGTCCTGTGTGGCTGCAAATGGCAATTATCTGCGTGCCGACGCTCATGTAGCTTTCTCTGGTGCATAGTCTTATCCGAAAAGTCTGCAACTTTTCTGGACCATGCTCAAAAGTACACTACGCTCCGGTACTCGAAAATCACCATTTTGATTCAGGCTCTGACGCACTTTACTCGGCAGGTTCAGGAACAAGAGCCGACTTGCGTTTCCAGAACATGGGAATGAGTTCCACCGCCATCATGGCGGCGAAGATCAGTCCGCAGCCGATAAAGCCTATGAAGGTCACCCGCTCGCCGAGGAAGAGCGCGCCGAACAGGGCCGCAAAAAGCGCTTCCGACGACAGGAAGATCGCGGCCTGTGCGGAAGTCGTATAGCGCTGTCCTATGGCCTGCAAGGTGAAGGCAATGCCGGACGAGAAGACGCCGGTGAAAAGAATTTCCTTCCAGGTGAGTGCGATGGCCGTCCAGTTGAAGTCTTCGATCATGGAGGCGATAGCAAGGCCTGCGAAGGCGCTGGTTGCGAACTGGATGCAGCTCAGTGTTATCGGCCGTCCTGCACGGTTTGCCCTGCTGATCAGGACCACCTGCAAGGCCCAGAAGACCGCGCCGCAAATGACCAGCCAGTCACCTTGCTTGAGCGCAGTCAACGTTCCGCCGGAAAGCAGGAATATGCCTGCCAGACATGCCGCCGCACTCGGCCAGACGACAGGATGCGGCCAAGTGCGGAACAGGACGACGCCAAGCACTGGCACCATGACGACATAGAGCCCGGTCAGAAAACCGGCATTGGTGACGGATGTGGTGATGAGCCCGATCTGCTGGAGAACAAGCCCGGTGAACAGGCTCAGTCCGATGAACATGAAGAAGAGATAGTTCGAGCGGCTCAGGCTGGTCCTTGCCCGACGGCCCTCGGCTACGGCCCATGGCAGGACAGTAAGGGCGGCGATTGCCGAGCGGATACCGATGAACAGAAACGGGCCGATACTGGCCATTGCCGTCGATTGGGCGACGAAACCCATGCCCCAGATGACGCCTGCCAGAAGCAGCAGCATATTGGCCTGTACGCGCGTCATCATTACCTCGGTTCGGGATATGTCATTGCAGAAAGAGAAACCGGACGCTTTTCAGCCTTTCCCGGTCGTCATGCTATAGGCAATATTATGGGCAGGCGGCAAGGGAACTTCCGATTCTGCGACATTCATGCATAGTCTGATTATAATTAGAGCGATTTCTTACCGACGGAGTGTTTTATGCTCTCTTTAAATCGTCAATCCGCTGTTGTGGCATCGATTGCCACAACGATGCTGTTTCTGGCGGGTGGGGAATCGCAGGCTGCTTTCAAGAAGGTTCGCGACACGCTGGTTCTGTGCGATTTCGCGCAAAACTGCACTTTGACCCTTACGCCGGTCGCAAGCGATGGCGCGCCGGGGCTTGGCATCTTTCGCAGCAGCCAGTCAGGCTCGAAGCCGCTACTCCGGCTTTCCTATGTCGATCCATCACAGAAAACTGGCAAGTTGGAGATTTCCATCGACGGTCAAACACTGCTCGATGTCGATGTCTCGGCTTTGAAGGCGCAGGACGATCAGCTGGATTATACGGGCGATGTGGTCAAGGCGCTCGACGGGATGAAGAACGGTCAGAAACTGCAACTGAAATTTGCCGGAAAGACCTCGACCTATTCGCTTTCGGGCCTTGTCGGCGGGCTGATCTATGTGGACGAACAGCAATCGCGC from Brucella anthropi ATCC 49188 includes the following:
- a CDS encoding SH3 domain-containing protein, encoding MKLSVKSSIVTLALLVSTNAYASSAIVTSTINLRVGPGTQYGTIGAIPNGVGITVAGCTSGYGWCQVTYGGMTGWAASSYIAIQTGNGYTTNDNFGSTAAAVGIPLIAGIAIGSALAANSGPYWGPDWGPGPYRGWNGGGNVYNGCIGRNCQSNRGPARPHWTDRPGWNDHPGYHPGFGPGFGHGFGPGPRMRPGGRL
- a CDS encoding acyl-CoA thioesterase; this encodes MNTDNAPKGMLTLRVPAMPKDANAAFDIFGGWVMAQMDSASGIRAAERAKGRVVTAAVREMSFAKPVKIGDALCVYTEITRVGRSSITLRVEAWAQRYLTQQMDLVTHGEFVMVSLDENGKPTPVPPEE
- a CDS encoding extensin-like domain-containing protein; translated protein: MSSALSATAPVSRQRSRLRGLAPSLSLALLAIIAGCSGESAPRPQASVGNSDVMVPDAPIANAAPVVDAPVMQEPQQERIVGLAEEEENHVTQSTQQSQPQYSGDYGFSAPIQNPVTAAENIYTMSNAETACRTRLKRLGVVFKEKPPIYRSSSCQIANPIEVSGFNSGSIAFKPAATLNCQVTEAFARWIKGDLQPASRMRYLSGVSTIYNAGGYSCRTMNSRRGAKMSEHSRGNAIDVTKIVLNNGKNIMVRKPGFFAFREKGLLNSVRSDACGYFSTVLGPGYNPEHADHFHFDLMQRRSGYRACK
- a CDS encoding DMT family protein; translated protein: MSALISPSVLPILLLIGSNVFMTFAWYGHLKFTSTPLVTVIFISWGIALIEYCLAVPANRIGHEVYSAAQLKTIQEVITLVIFSLFSVFYLKEAFTWHHLLGFALIAGGAALIFKG
- a CDS encoding DMT family transporter, which gives rise to MTRVQANMLLLLAGVIWGMGFVAQSTAMASIGPFLFIGIRSAIAALTVLPWAVAEGRRARTSLSRSNYLFFMFIGLSLFTGLVLQQIGLITTSVTNAGFLTGLYVVMVPVLGVVLFRTWPHPVVWPSAAACLAGIFLLSGGTLTALKQGDWLVICGAVFWALQVVLISRANRAGRPITLSCIQFATSAFAGLAIASMIEDFNWTAIALTWKEILFTGVFSSGIAFTLQAIGQRYTTSAQAAIFLSSEALFAALFGALFLGERVTFIGFIGCGLIFAAMMAVELIPMFWKRKSALVPEPAE